Proteins co-encoded in one Flavobacterium fluviale genomic window:
- a CDS encoding thioredoxin domain-containing protein: MPKKLLILLLFLSPLLIHSQNIIWKTDINEAVATSAEKRKPLLIFFTGQGVNPQLQNEIFATRDFEDWSRKNVILVKLDLSDASITDSAKEQNLRLKNAFGIEEIPQVCFTEVAVRKGKTNFNKLGLISYMSSGVKAWISESNLILNPE, from the coding sequence ATGCCTAAAAAACTACTTATCCTACTACTATTTTTAAGTCCATTGTTGATTCATTCCCAGAACATAATATGGAAAACAGACATTAATGAGGCCGTGGCCACTAGTGCTGAAAAAAGAAAACCCTTATTGATTTTTTTTACGGGTCAAGGCGTAAATCCACAGCTTCAAAATGAAATTTTTGCGACTCGCGACTTTGAGGACTGGTCTCGTAAAAATGTTATTTTAGTAAAATTAGACCTTTCAGATGCTTCAATTACAGATTCGGCAAAAGAGCAAAATTTAAGACTAAAAAATGCTTTTGGTATTGAAGAAATTCCGCAGGTTTGCTTTACGGAAGTTGCAGTGAGAAAAGGGAAAACTAATTTTAATAAACTGGGTCTCATTTCTTACATGTCTTCCGGCGTTAAAGCTTGGATTTCCGAGTCCAATTTGATTTTAAACCCAGAATAA
- a CDS encoding ComEC/Rec2 family competence protein — translation MKVLDFPLVKITIAFSLGVIASYYLHLSVPLIMISLSSSFVIFCFNYFWNLRHKKKYISFGVSVYFLSFLIGVITLISHTDKLQKTNYTHCQSVYEKPESVTLILREKLKSNDYSDRYIGHIKSISDKIYTGKIIVNIQKDSTPNRLIIGNTIKIQTSLQANKSNKNPNQFDYSRYLSDKQIYAQIYCQKKDILVSKTVTKDIWYYCARLHSRIVSNLEKSEFNKAEMNVALALILGQQQEISQDIILDYQYSGATHILSVSGLHVGFIMLFITFILKPIPNTKKGSFIKLASILISLAGFAIISGLSPSVLRSVVMFSFVAVGNHLRRTGNIYHTLLVSILLILLFEPYFLFDVGFQLSYLALFFILWLQPLLKNIYTPKNKLTIYIWEALTVSFAAQIGTLPLCLYYFHQFPGLFFVTNIIILPVLSFIMIAGIVVMIMAIFTSPPLFITLIFEKSIYLLNLMIHAVASVDSFVIRDISFNSYHLLTFYLFIIYSILWFKKPNYNKLVLTFCSLILIQIAFIVTKFQIESETELIVYNEKNNTLISERTGKNIVLYTRDTTFNKNKNKRNLNMYLVGNSIALNKIKEIKNLLYFKDKKLLIIDSTGIYPSKSAPEILILTQSPKINLDRILKDIHPKIIIADGSNSNSIQKTWRNSCLKKNIPFHSTKEKGYYKL, via the coding sequence ATGAAAGTATTAGATTTTCCGTTAGTTAAAATTACTATTGCCTTTAGTTTAGGAGTTATTGCCTCCTATTATTTACATTTATCAGTACCACTGATAATGATTTCGCTTTCATCATCTTTTGTAATATTTTGTTTTAACTATTTCTGGAACTTAAGACATAAAAAGAAATATATCTCATTTGGAGTTTCGGTATATTTCCTATCATTTCTTATTGGCGTCATCACGCTTATAAGTCATACCGATAAACTTCAAAAAACCAATTACACACATTGCCAATCTGTATACGAAAAACCAGAATCTGTAACTTTAATACTGAGAGAAAAATTAAAAAGTAACGATTACAGCGACCGTTACATTGGTCATATTAAAAGTATTTCAGATAAAATTTATACTGGAAAAATAATAGTTAACATTCAAAAAGACAGCACGCCAAATCGTTTGATAATTGGAAATACTATAAAAATCCAAACCTCTTTACAGGCTAATAAATCAAACAAAAATCCGAATCAATTTGATTACAGCAGATACTTGTCCGACAAACAAATTTATGCTCAGATTTACTGTCAAAAAAAAGATATTCTAGTCAGCAAAACCGTTACCAAAGACATTTGGTATTACTGTGCTAGACTACATTCACGAATAGTTTCAAACCTCGAAAAATCAGAATTTAATAAAGCAGAAATGAATGTTGCCCTCGCTTTAATTTTAGGGCAACAGCAAGAAATTTCACAAGATATTATTCTGGATTATCAATATTCTGGTGCAACTCATATTTTGTCTGTTTCGGGTTTACATGTTGGTTTTATAATGCTATTTATCACCTTCATTTTAAAACCAATTCCAAATACAAAAAAGGGCTCTTTTATTAAACTTGCTTCTATTTTAATTTCTCTAGCTGGATTTGCAATTATATCAGGATTATCACCATCGGTTTTAAGGTCCGTTGTAATGTTTTCTTTTGTAGCTGTTGGAAATCATTTAAGAAGAACTGGTAATATTTACCACACCTTATTAGTCTCAATTTTATTAATATTACTTTTTGAACCCTATTTTTTATTCGATGTTGGTTTTCAATTAAGTTACTTGGCGCTATTCTTTATCCTTTGGCTCCAGCCGCTTCTAAAGAATATTTATACACCAAAGAACAAACTAACAATTTACATTTGGGAAGCACTCACTGTTTCCTTTGCAGCACAAATAGGGACTTTACCGCTTTGCTTGTATTACTTTCATCAATTTCCAGGTTTATTTTTTGTGACTAATATAATTATTCTTCCTGTTCTGTCTTTTATAATGATCGCAGGAATTGTTGTAATGATTATGGCAATTTTTACAAGTCCGCCATTGTTTATAACATTGATTTTTGAAAAAAGCATCTATTTATTAAATCTAATGATTCACGCAGTTGCTTCAGTAGATTCTTTTGTTATCAGAGATATTAGTTTCAATTCTTATCATTTACTTACATTTTATCTCTTTATTATTTATAGTATTCTCTGGTTTAAGAAGCCTAATTACAATAAATTAGTGTTGACATTTTGTTCCTTAATTTTAATTCAGATTGCATTTATTGTAACTAAATTTCAAATTGAAAGCGAAACAGAATTGATTGTTTACAACGAAAAAAATAATACTCTAATATCTGAACGTACAGGAAAAAATATTGTTTTGTATACAAGAGATACCACTTTTAATAAAAATAAAAACAAGAGGAATCTCAACATGTATCTTGTAGGAAACTCCATTGCTTTGAATAAGATTAAAGAAATTAAAAATCTTCTTTATTTTAAAGATAAAAAACTCCTTATAATTGATAGTACAGGAATTTATCCTTCTAAGTCAGCACCTGAAATTCTCATTCTAACCCAGTCTCCCAAGATAAATCTAGATAGAATATTAAAAGATATTCATCCGAAAATCATCATTGCAGACGGCTCGAATTCAAATTCAATTCAAAAGACTTGGAGAAACAGCTGCCTCAAAAAAAATATCCCTTTTCATTCTACGAAAGAAAAGGGATACTATAAATTATAA
- a CDS encoding C40 family peptidase, producing MKRIIIFLLLAVAFTSCKSTSTAVSKSESKRENRTLVHNLIEKATDNIGVRYKAGGTTKSGFDCSGLVYTTFESENIKLPRSSYDQAKIGKVIPLNDAKKGDLIFFKTNKSRQINHVGLITEANSDEVKFVHSSTSKGVIISSTKEPYYKNSFEQVNRVLP from the coding sequence TTGAAAAGAATTATAATTTTCCTGCTTTTGGCTGTTGCTTTTACTTCTTGTAAATCGACTTCAACTGCCGTAAGCAAAAGCGAGTCTAAAAGAGAAAATAGAACTTTAGTTCACAATTTAATCGAAAAAGCAACTGACAATATTGGCGTTCGATACAAAGCGGGAGGGACTACAAAAAGCGGCTTCGACTGTTCTGGATTAGTTTACACAACATTCGAAAGTGAAAATATAAAATTGCCAAGAAGCTCATATGACCAAGCTAAAATTGGAAAAGTAATTCCGCTGAATGACGCCAAAAAAGGCGATTTAATTTTCTTTAAAACCAATAAAAGCAGACAAATCAATCATGTGGGATTAATTACAGAAGCCAATTCAGATGAAGTAAAATTTGTTCATTCTTCCACTTCAAAAGGGGTAATTATTTCTTCTACAAAAGAACCTTATTACAAAAACTCTTTTGAACAGGTAAACAGAGTTCTTCCTTAA
- the lpxB gene encoding lipid-A-disaccharide synthase, whose protein sequence is MKYYIIAGEASGDLHGSNLMKALYAEDPQADIRFWGGDLMQKAGGTLVKHYRDLAFMGFIEVVFNLKTILNNIKICKKDITEFKPDVLIFIDYPGFNMRIAKWAKELGYKTHYYISPQIWAWKENRIKAIKQDVDKMFVILPFEKSFYEDKHQFPVDFVGHPLIDAIQNQPAFDEASFRKENNLGEKPIIAVLPGSRKQEITKMLSVMLSVVDDFQDYEFVIAGAPSQEYEFYQQFLKNKNIAFVSNKTYDLLRSSTAALVTSGTATLETALFKVPEVVCYKGSEVSYQIAKRIITLKYISLVNLIMDQEVVTELIQADCNKKRIKEELQKLLEPEYRSKLLQNYDILEQKLGGVGASTKTAKLIVADLKNN, encoded by the coding sequence ATGAAGTATTACATAATTGCAGGTGAAGCCTCTGGAGATTTACACGGATCTAATTTAATGAAAGCTTTATATGCTGAAGATCCGCAAGCAGACATTAGATTTTGGGGAGGCGACTTAATGCAGAAAGCTGGCGGAACTCTTGTAAAACATTACCGAGATCTAGCTTTTATGGGCTTTATTGAAGTGGTTTTTAATTTGAAAACCATTTTAAACAATATAAAAATCTGTAAAAAAGACATAACTGAGTTTAAACCAGATGTACTTATTTTTATTGACTATCCTGGTTTTAATATGCGAATTGCAAAATGGGCAAAAGAATTAGGCTATAAAACTCATTATTATATTTCACCTCAAATTTGGGCTTGGAAAGAAAACCGAATCAAAGCAATCAAACAAGATGTCGACAAGATGTTTGTTATTTTGCCTTTTGAAAAAAGTTTTTACGAAGACAAACATCAATTTCCAGTTGATTTTGTCGGACATCCTTTAATTGATGCCATTCAGAATCAGCCTGCGTTTGACGAAGCTTCGTTTAGAAAAGAAAATAATTTAGGTGAAAAACCAATTATTGCTGTTTTACCGGGAAGCCGTAAACAAGAAATTACCAAAATGCTGAGCGTAATGTTAAGTGTTGTTGATGATTTTCAAGATTACGAATTTGTAATTGCCGGCGCTCCAAGTCAGGAATATGAATTCTATCAGCAGTTTCTAAAAAACAAAAATATTGCGTTTGTTTCGAATAAAACCTACGATTTACTGCGTTCTTCAACAGCAGCCTTGGTAACTTCTGGGACAGCTACTCTTGAAACGGCACTTTTTAAAGTTCCCGAAGTAGTTTGTTACAAAGGAAGTGAAGTTTCCTATCAAATTGCGAAACGTATTATTACATTAAAATATATTTCTCTCGTCAATTTAATTATGGATCAAGAAGTTGTAACCGAATTGATCCAAGCCGACTGCAATAAAAAACGAATTAAAGAAGAATTACAAAAATTATTAGAGCCTGAATATCGCTCTAAACTGCTTCAAAACTATGATATTTTAGAGCAAAAACTTGGAGGGGTCGGCGCGAGCACTAAAACGGCAAAACTTATAGTTGCCGATTTAAAAAACAATTAA
- the surE gene encoding 5'/3'-nucleotidase SurE, producing MKVEKPLILVTNDDGILAPGIRALISVMETIGEVIVVAPDKPQSAMGHAITINNTLFLDKISKDDDTIAEYSCSGTPVDCVKLAVNEILKRKPDLCVSGINHGSNSSINVIYSGTMSAAVEAGIEGIQAIGFSLLDFDWNADFEPVKSFVKKIALETLANKLPPGVVLNVNFPKLKETEIKGIKVCRQAKAYYAQKFDKRQTPFGKDYYWLAGKFVNEDQGEDTDEWALENGYVSVVPVQFDLTAHHSIQQLNTWKLNG from the coding sequence ATGAAAGTTGAAAAACCTTTAATACTGGTTACAAATGATGATGGCATTTTGGCTCCTGGCATACGAGCTCTTATCAGTGTCATGGAAACCATCGGCGAAGTAATCGTCGTTGCGCCAGACAAACCTCAAAGTGCCATGGGACACGCCATAACGATTAATAACACTTTGTTTCTCGATAAAATTTCTAAAGATGATGACACAATTGCAGAATACAGCTGTTCTGGAACTCCTGTCGATTGTGTAAAACTGGCAGTTAATGAAATCTTAAAACGTAAACCAGATTTGTGTGTTTCGGGAATTAACCACGGTTCAAATTCCTCCATAAATGTAATTTATTCTGGAACTATGAGTGCTGCCGTTGAAGCTGGAATAGAAGGAATTCAAGCCATTGGTTTCTCTCTCTTAGACTTTGATTGGAACGCCGATTTTGAACCTGTAAAGTCTTTTGTCAAAAAAATTGCTTTAGAAACTCTAGCTAATAAGCTGCCTCCAGGTGTAGTTTTAAATGTCAATTTTCCGAAATTAAAAGAAACAGAAATTAAAGGAATTAAAGTTTGTCGACAAGCGAAAGCTTACTACGCACAAAAATTTGACAAAAGACAGACTCCTTTTGGCAAAGATTATTACTGGCTTGCAGGTAAATTTGTAAACGAAGACCAAGGCGAAGATACAGACGAATGGGCCCTTGAAAACGGATATGTTTCTGTAGTTCCGGTACAATTCGATCTTACTGCCCACCACTCTATTCAACAACTTAATACATGGAAATTAAATGGTTAA